The window aatcattggtcaacgtcatttTCAATGACTGCATCAAACAAGATAAGCCCGATTTGTAtccggatttctctcccaaatagattgccaACCGTGAGGCTTACTTTTCACCtgacctgttcatgagatcacacataCCTGTATGAAATTAAAAtatatacaaatatcaacttgataagaacctgacgcaggggaggacgtgaggtcgagcaccgtcttcctcaagatttctggtggtgtggtccactttagctctAGATCTTCCTTGTTTTCGGGTTTGTATCCTAGAATGATTAGAAaatgatggacagcgtggatataagaaatatataatcttgggcccacctaaatttcaCACTTCAATAAATTCCGTGTGTGGTGCAGCACGATCTAGGTTGAGAGAAGAAAACAAGAAGAGTTGACATATGGAACTTCGGCAGGCCCATCATGACTTATGCATGAGATCCACACAGTCCAACCTTTTTACATACCATTTTAGTGAATGAGATGAAAAACgaggcaaatctaaggctcaagtgggccacactacataaatAGTAAGATTTGGACACCTATTGCTGAAAAGTTTTTGAGCTAACAGAACACTCTTATTAATTTGATATGTCTgttttcctttcactcaggtctgtgtgactttacaaagagtttagatggcaaataaaactgactatgtgggtgttacccttactatgCAGGCCTATATACCttaatgaatgtattgtatatgcaCCTTGTTCATCTGTTTTCTAAACTAATTTCATGACTTCAtgacaaaaattaagcagatccaaatctttggtggaccacacaattgtaAAAAGTGGCAAATGaccattagaatttttttttttttccttttttttttttcaagtcccAGAAGTTTTatttgaagctgatatttgtattttctcttcatccacttGTGTGTCATTGTTGGCATGGGTTAGCAAGTTTGACGTGTCATTTGTTGGCTGTGGTTCAGTCCACATCACCAACCAACCAGATGCAGGCACACACAAAGGTCCTATTTGGAATAGTAAATTAAGGCATCTTTACCAAGAACTAAGCAATGATTAATTAAAACATGTGTCTGTCAAACCTGTCTTATACATTCAATAATTATTGAGCTCTCAAAATCCCTTGAATTAATTAATCAAACGCCAGTCATCAGCCGGAGTAATCTCGTCTCAACACCCTTCCACCAGACGTGTGAAGGATCCATACAGTTGCAAACGTGTTACAATTCCCCCTTCTATAATCTGTATGCAAACAGCTTAACTCTACCTACATCCCTGTGGTCAATTTCTGCTGACGTCAAGGTTGAAGTAAATCATGTTGTAATCATTGCTTATTTACCATATAATTcttgaaaagagaaaaaagatagAATGGTGGTTTCAACAGACTCATCCTACAATGGCTCACTCGACCAGTAGATCTGCATGCCTCAGTTTTGGATTGACGTCTTAACATGAGCTGAAATAGAAGATATCAAGGCAAGTGTCACAATGGGCTTAATAAATATCAAGCTTATATATCGGCTATAGGCAAAGAGAAGAAAAGTAGAAGCGAGCTATTTGAAAGGCTTGGATAGGTGTCCCACAACATCTACTGCTGATATTTACACGATCTGGGGAACACATGAAATCGTAgaaagatggcccacatcaaataaTCTACTTTACTATTACAAGAGCAGAAAGTATAACCACCACTTTGATACTACAGAAAATGGCCACCAGACACGGAAAGTATAACCACCACTCTTATTGTTCTTCACTACTTCTTCCAATTTTATCTCATCTGGAGAATTTCATGCAGGAAatgcctttctttcttttctttattttattttattatattattattttttaaaggaagGTGAGAGAGAATCGATTGGAATATCCTTTTATGGGGGAATGCTTTAATGGGTTGGTGTGTTTAATGCATGATTCCATGACTATATAAGCCACCAAACACAATGCCGCCAGGTGAGCTGTTTTACATCAAGGAAAGAAAAAAGCAAATTGATAAACTCTTTCTAGCGTGCCATCTAACAGTGCATATGAACGATGAAAGATTGTATACGTGGCAAATACGTACCAAATTtcaaggaagttcctgcacaaggatgctgggtggggcccactgagatgtttgtgagaaatctaccccctCAATCCGTTTTTCGAGTTCATACTAGGCATGtgacaaaaatgaggtggatccaaaactcaagtgggccatatgagaggaaacCGTGGGGATTCaatgagcaccgttgaaacatttttatggccataaaagttttgtatcagtctaaattttttgtgttttcacttcatgccagtgggaatgaccttataaacggtttggatggcatataaacataaaggtgctggctaggaaggtttcaacgttagcATTTCTTTCCCAATTTCCCCTCTCATGCGGCCCACTGTAGTTTTGGATCCACGTCTTTTTTTGTCGCAGgtctaaatctaaaaatgagctcacaaaaaaaaaaaaacggatgaaggggatggatttctaacaaacatctcggtggccccacccatcatccggAAATCGGCGTCCGGTCCGCTGTCATCTAATGTACGGCCTTCTATACATCTACGGAACTATTCACATAATATATTTACTTTATCATGAATGGGAATGGCTTTTGTGTGTGCGTAGCTTGTGTTTCTTTGGCAGAGACCATACAGTAGCTTGTGTTTCTTTGGCGGAGATCATACAGCAACATATATAATGGCCACATAGAACCTAATCATTCCGACTACGGCCTCATATATGATACGTGGCATCCATACCGTGTGTACAACCATGTGTAAAGCACACTCAGCTGACATAATTAATGGCTAAAACCTTTGATACCAATGGGTCAGGTCAGACTTCTGACTAGACCCTGGTTTAATCCTTAATTGCATTATAACATAAATGAATCTGAACCAAATACTACAAAGTTTAGGCTCCTTTTTCTATCGCAAAAATGATTCTTCTCACCATTAATTTATataggttttatatatatatatatatatatatatatatatatatatatatatatatatatatatatatatatatatatatatatatatatatatatatatatcgtatgCAGTATagttatttattttcaaaaagtaaaatatttatttttcttataaaaatGTAACACTACCCATCACAAAGATAAAGTTGATCAATTAAGTGTTGTACACTGTAGAAAACCCATAAGATACAAGAACAAATAGTCTGGTAAATGGGTATTCACACATTTCAGTTTTAGGCATTTTAGATGCGTACCGACATGCAATCATGACACATGTGGTGGCCTGTAAATGGTTTCCCTTATACAGGCGAACAAGTTTCAAAGCTCAATACACGAATGAAAAATGTAGCCACCATTCAGTGATCTTGTACGAAGGTACAgatatctggaccattcatcaggtaggagTCAGTACTATGAAAATCACATACACCAAAAATAAGGTTAGTACATTCGTCAAGCCATAGGTCTGCAACTTGCGTATGGGTTAACCCAACTTGATTGACCCAACGGAAGTTGGGGTCAGGTTGGTGGGTTTTTGAGGTCTTCACActgggtttgggttgaaaaatacCAACCGATTTCAATACAGCTTGGGTTTGTTTAGAGTTAATTTGGATTGGGAATactcacatgtatttgggtgattagaagttgggttgggcttggttgaCCCTCAACCAGAGCCAACTTGCCCGAATTGCAACCCGATCATCAAGGGCCCAGACATGTCTGTTGAATTTGGGCCCAGCCTAGCCCTATTAGTAAAGGAGCTTGAGTCTGAGGCTCTAGCCCAGACCATGGGCCTGTACGACAACTTGAGCCCATCCCATTGGGCCGGAAACAATAGCCCGACGGACAGCCCGGCCGATTGACAGAAGTATTTGGGCACACGTGTATCTACTTCCCTGTGAAAGGACACGAACAAGGCAGCGTTTGATTCAAGGAACTGAGAAGATGCCCACTAttattacttttttcttttccatCTAGGCAATTGACCGCCGGACCAAGATTTTAAGTACAACACCGTGAAATaagagctgtggggcccaccgtgatgttcaagTGACATCTACTGTGTAGATGAAATTCATCATCTCATATtttgacatgagcccaaaatgaagcggatccaaaatTTCAGTGGCGTTGTAAATCCTACAACTGAAACCTGCTTGGGCCAcggcaatgtttattttccatccaacccgtttatactGTTGTCCCGAccgtgatgaagggaaaactcaaatatcagcctgatacaGAATTTGTGTAGGCACAAGAAGACTtaaaatgtggggcccaaccgtcactatttccggtggtgtggcccaattgagttttgaatctggccGATATGAGCTGACGCAACGGAGCGGCTGTCACagagatcacggtgggccccacagattttcTGTGGTCGAGACGACAGATAATACGCCAATCCTGTCTAATCGAGTCCCTCTATCCATCCAGTCAGTGACTTCTTCCATTGAATTTACACGCCGCCTTCCGAGACTGTCTCACGCATGTGTGAGTTCAGGGCAGCTCGTTAACCGGGCCCACCTTGTAGGTGCCCGCCTAAAAGTTCAGGCTAGTGGCAACGggagcggcttcggtggatccctgaatgtggggcccactgtgatgtatttaccTATATAcacgacgtccatccgttttgacagctcattttatggcttgatcccaaaaatgaagcagatccaaatcttaggtggaaccctccacatgaaacagtgggactgaatatccaccattaaaatgttcTTTGGGgcctttgtaatgtttattttccatccaacctgttgataaggtaaagaaaatgtggatgaagggatcacacaaatcttagcttgatccaaaacatttgtggcctacaagaagtttttaatggtcattcacctctgtttcctgttgtgtggtccacgtaagatttggatatgcttcatttttttggatcatgcactaaaatgagctgtcaaaacggatggacgacgtggatgtaaggcaaacaatcacagtgggcccacagtcgggaatccaccgaagccgcgcccagtGGCGGCCAATTTATCCTACTTGTACATAGAAAACCAGACCACTAGAGGAaccacaaaaaaaagaaaaaaaaaaaaagaaaaaggagagaataGTCTACACCATGTGAGGGTGGGCCCGACAAAATGAACCTCTTGGACGAGTTGGATGCATGGTTAAATCACTCTGGGACTCAGACCAAGTCATTCTGTCTCGAATTGATTCAGAATCAACCCACATCAACTCGTTTGGCCGGGTCGCAACTTGCTGGAGTTAGGTATCAATTGGACTGATTCACCCGAGTCACCCGACTAGCTGGAGTTAGGTATCAGTTGGACTGACTCGGGTGACTCCGGGGGTGGTGGCTCTCAAAATGTTGAACCGGATTGGGTTTCACCCGATGAGTGCCATGGGAGTCTGAAAACCATAGTGGGATATCATGCAGACACCCATGTGAGCTGAGCATTAGCTTTATGCCAGCAGCTTATGTATGGCCATCATGTGTGCCTGCAGCATGGTTCATAGctttgagatccaatccatccatcatcgtTTCCACAATGTAAATGCCCTGACCCAAGAATCAGATAGGTCCACTAGTGATTTGGGGCAAGAGTTCAAAACTCAAGAACTCAACTGAAGTGGATGTCTAGCTGATTTCGATCAACTTGAAGACTTGACAGTGTCTTTGATGGACTTGACTCTAATTAAAATTTAAAGTATCAAAGTGATGAGAAGATCTTAAATATTGTTTTTCAAAAGCGTACAAGGCATTAAAATAACCAAAAGAAAATGAACCTTGTGACAGTGCTGTGTGGCAGCAAAACTGACGTTCTCCAGTGCAGGTAATACTCCACCGAGTCAAGATCGCTTGAATTGAAGTTGGGACAGGCCGAGTCTTAAATCCATATGGATACCTTCACATCAGAGGTTCTTCCATTCCCGGGCCACCTCAGACAGAGCCATGAAAGAAGATCCATCTTCAGCTAAAGCCCTAGCACTAGCATCTTTCAGTTCTTGCATCCTTTTCTTCATCCTCTCTCCTTCTTCACCCTCCATTAGATCCTTCACGATTCTAGCAATCTCTTCCCTCCCCACCAAACCATTCTCACCAGCAGTGGGCCTCAGTGCTACTTTTAGACCGTCCACCAACAGTACAGCATTCATCTTCTGCTCTGCATAGAGTGGCCATGCTATCATGCGCACACCGTGCACAATACTCTCGAGTGACGAGTTCCATCCACAGTGAGATAAGAACCCTCCTGTAGACATGTGGCTCAGCACttggatctgtggggcccatgaaggaACCACAAGCCCTACCGCTTTTGTTCTAGCAACAAACCCTTTCGGTAGATAGTCGGAAGGATCACTAGAAAACATTGCAGTACTGGAATCTTTTCCATGTGGGCAACGCACAACCCACAAGAACCTTTGGCCACTCAGCTCTAATCCCAAGGCCAGCTCGTTCATCTGATCAGAAGAGAGGGTCCCACCACTCCCAAAACACACGAACAGTACAGAGCCACGTGGCTGCTGGGCCAACCATCTCAAACACTCGTGCGTATCCCCTTCACGGACCGAATCAGTTCGTACAACCGGTCCAACAGGGTAAACAGACGGTCCACCGAGTCGCCCTTCCTTCAAAGCATGGATAGCTTCCGGTTCCAATCCAGTGAAGctatttaccaaaatacccttcgCTTCTTTGTACCGTTTCGTGTGACGTAGGATCCATAGATAAGCTTCATCCGACCGTTGAGAAATTCCGTCTGGCAGATCACTTCCTTGGATTGGAACACAGCCAGGCAGCTTCAGTGGCTCTGGCATGTATTCATAATCGCCGGAGAAGGTTGTGTCGAGTGTTGGAAGGTAGAGGCAGAACGACAAGGCCATGGACGATATGGGGCAGATGATGTAGGGTGTGATCCGCAGCTCTTGAGCCACGTCAAGTGCATCTGTCCCGAAGAGATCCACTAGGAGAGAGACGAGTTGAGTGGTGGATGCTAAGGCCTTGAGAGCGTCACGGAAGGATGGCATGGATCGGTTCATGGCGATGCAGAGCTGGGTCTCCACGCGGGTGGTGTTGGGGACGTCGTGCAAGGGAGGTGGAGGGAGAAAAATGGAATTTATGGACTTCGGGAGGGCATTTAAGATTTCATGTTGAGCTGGTTGGGGGGTGGAATCCATGCAAGGGATGATGAATGTTACAGAGAAGTTGTGGTAGAGGACGAGTCGGCGAGCCAACTCAGTGAGTGGGATGAGGTGACCCATGCCTGGACACGGTAGAATCGCTACGCGTGGGGATTGCTCCTCatccatgctctctctctctctctctctctcgctctctctctctctctcatatatatatacaaagAGGAGGGGAATTGTACGCCCAGTACGCCCACACGCGCCTATTGACGCAGCACACATGCCGCACACGCATCCATTCATGCAGCACGCATGCCAAAGGGTGGCTTCAACTACGATGTGCATGGCCCACACAGCCCACAGGTGCACACTGAAAGTGGATATACTATCCTTTATTTAGACATATGGTGGCtggaactgtttttttttttttttacctcgtTTTTGAAAAACTTTgttaaattaaaccatccaaattatgataTCCAGTGTAGATGTATTATGAACCAAAactaagattattattttttcctatcATCTGACTATCGGATTGGTGGAGATGTATAAAAACTATCCACGGATCTTGTttctataaataaataagtatGCACGAATAAGAGATTAGGTTTACTCAGCCGACCTGATCTTCGGATTATGAATTGGAGACGGTGGGATGCGCAATATTCACTTAATACATGCTACATGgataatttctgagtgcctgtgtatgaaACATCCGCAGCCTGAGTATCTTGCTTTTTTGTTTATTACATAATGTCATCTTCTAGAAGGATTTAttgttcttttcctcttcttcttcttctctttttttttaaaaaattatatattatcATCTTCTAGATGGGCTTGctgttcttttcctttttcatgtttttgttttttacgTAATGTTATCTTCTGGATGGCGGCCAACACTGCTATGCGGGTCCCATACAAGGGTGCCAATAACTTTAGAGAAAAATATACTCTGCAGAGTATGACAGATAGTGCACATGTATCTTTAAGTTACTTAGAGATTGCATATGTGGAATATGTGAGTAATTTAGATTAAACGGTCTAACTTATGTATGAGTCTAGATGCACTGTAAACCAAAAATTACACATTTGATTAACATACAATCAGAATGGTGGCCATATATTGAAATCatactgttgggggcaaaaatacaagtccgaagattcggacttaatgcctcgggactcggacttaatacctcgggtcaccgaaggatgtgtcaaatccgaggcatggttcgctaaaccgagacaatggttgagtcggttcggacgacttatcagcgttccaggcatgtgtcgggcggaccaccttgcaagaccgaccgtcgctaggtcagatctcatcccggatatcttgggataagatctccgaccccgaagctcacgggatcggatgacggctcaagacgggcacgatcctatctccgtgataccaggagaagatcccgcgctcaatatcaggaggaccccagcagctataaaaggaggacccctgtcaccttgagaggtacgaaacaaattccctctaaaaacctttcaatactttgagaccccgagtccaggcctgactttggcatcagagggtccagggtctcctttgtcctcttcctgtgcaggcatacaagggttcaggaggacgaaccagacacattgcatcaacagtttggcgccgtctgtgggaaccgtgcaagaaagccatctcgtatcactatattgattccaatggtgatgactagaaggacggtcccagaggaaGATTTAAATGGGATTGAAGGACCGGTGGGTCCAGTCGCGGACCCcgcggcccagaacccacctaacaaccgccaacgaggagcgacccggacaagcaacaatcagcgggatcgcgacgatgggcggttggataaggaggttcaagaaattcggtctgatatgaatatgatgaagcagatgctggaacgaatgtatcagcaacaaatgcagccgctccctcatcctcaaggggagacggcaCGGGCTCCAGCTACGgctacggcggttgatcctcaacctcccGCGCCGCAGTCTGTCCGCccaagccaaccccaaggcggagcgcagtcagccaacgcttccctgcccccgactgatcttcggcacgaaatagagcgaagaaggcgcaatcgcccttccatggaaggcacggcagaaagcagcgaaccttggaaggccgacattcaaaattttaaaaaagaagtgcgggaagagatggcaaaagagatggcggacataaagcacggccggaatgtatattcaaccgggtccgaagcgaaggcatccccctttgtggactcggtactgaaggcccgattgcccgagaggtttcgattacctcaaatcactcctttcaccggcaagaccgacccgacggagcatatcgaatgcttcagaacctatatggagctccacgatgcctcggatgcagaatgtgtcgggccttttctcttacattgaccgatgtagctcgactgtggttcaaacagttgaaaccaaagtccatcagttcattcgttgagttgagcgacgccttcctcaccaacttcatcggcggaaagaagaaattgaagcccccggCACATCTGAACAAGTAGTTCAGAAgcaggagagctattgaaagattacatcaagcgttttaatttcgaatcccttcaagttcgaaaacattcggaagaaacggccctcaatgcgctcatgcaaggagttagggataagccattcctggcatctctagacaaaactccgcccgatactctggcagagtttatggcacgatccgataaatatgccaacgccgaggaagcgcgaatcctgcgtgaaactaaaacctcggccaaagagtcggccaaaaaagaagccgactcggccggagggaggaaacgcaaagaggatcaagcgcgtgacgagcgaaggtcaggaaaacggccggatcgaagattttccacatatactcccctgaataagactcgggaagaggtactgatggaaataaaaaacgaaggctttgttagctggcccagtaagctcaggagtaatcctaatcggcgggacaaggataagtactgccattatcaccgcgatcacgggcataacacaagtgattgccgtcacttaaaagaagagatcgaacgactcataaaagacggccgactcagagaacatatggtcaaagctggggcagctgaggcgcgcccgaccgagagtcagcctatggaagaaatccggacgattatcggcggtccacaatgtgggggcgactcaaacaacgcgcgaaggaatcatgcacgaaaacttagtcagcctcagtccgagctcatgattatagatcggccatcaaaggaaaagaaaagagaaaaatattgcatatcgttcactgaggaagacgcccgaggtatccatcacccccacgatgatgcgttgatcgtctccttggcgatcgctaaccgaaaagtgttccgaataCTCGTCGATACAGGATCATCTGCAGACGTATTATTTACtggggcgttcgacaaaatggggatcgaacgatccgcgttacgcccggttcggactccattgatcggtttttccggaggacaagtactgcccgaggggactgtctcattaccactcactgctggcaatgccccacatcagacgacgatgatggttgacttcctggtcgtcgatcaaccctcggtatacaacgcgatactcggccgaccttcattgagtctcctccaggccgtggtatccacataccatcgtACAATAAAATTCCTgaccgagtcaggagtcggaattgtcaaaggagacccacaagacgcgaggcgatgttacatgatagctgtaaaaggagccgccgacaagaatccgaccaacatattaacaatcgaatcattggaccctcggggcgagaattatgaacgaggacagccggtcgaagatcttgtctcaatccccttagtcgaaacagatagatccaagacagtgcgaattggctcatctctgcagtcccctttgagagaaaagctgatcgccctgctccgaaggcacgccgacgtatttgcttggagtcatgaagatatgcaagggatcgacccctccgtggtgactcaccgacttaacgtcgatccgtcatatcgaccgatccgacagaagcgacgaccgctcggccccgaacgatacgccatcattgagaaagaagtcaacaaactactccaggctaatttcatagaagaaatacactatccagagtgggtcgcgaatgtcgtgcttgtaaagaagtccaacgggaagtggcgagtctgtattgactataccgacttaaataaagcctgccccaaagatagctttccacttccgaggatagaccagctagtagatagtacagccggacatgagctccttagcttcatggatgcatattcgggatataatcaaattgtaatgcatcaaacagataaatcaaaaactacctttgtcaccgacaaaggcctttattgttaccgagtgatgccgtttggtctgaagaatgccggcgcaacttatcaaaggttagttaacaaaatctttgctcggcttataggccgaaccatggaagtatacatcgacgacatgctcgtccaaaagcatacacgcggcagatcatgtgaatgatttggaagaaatgtttctaatcctgcggaagttaggatgaagctaaatccaagtaaatgtgcttttggagtaggctcagaaaaattcctcggtttcttggtcgaCCAACAAGGAATCGAAGCAAACCACGAAAAAAtcaaaggctctgattgatatggaatccccaaaaccattaaggacgtccaaaggttggccggacgagtcgcagcacttaatcattcctgtccagagcaacggataaatgtcttcctttcttcaaacaatttgaaaggaagacaagcgatgggttggacggaagagtgtgaagcaacATTCCaaagcaattaaaatcatatctcggttatGCAccactcttatcaaaacccgaaccggagtcgttgctcctctacctagccgTGTCCAAGGCAgtggttagctcggctttgatacgagaatcggaaggaaagcaactgccggtttaacgtcagcaaagcgttattgccagcataaacgagatacccaagcttggaaaaagtggccttggctttaataacttcctctcggcgacttaggccgtatttccatgcccacaccatcattgtaatgaccgaccttccgcttcgccagtgctcgagaaaccagaa is drawn from Magnolia sinica isolate HGM2019 chromosome 5, MsV1, whole genome shotgun sequence and contains these coding sequences:
- the LOC131245059 gene encoding hydroquinone glucosyltransferase-like, whose protein sequence is MDEEQSPRVAILPCPGMGHLIPLTELARRLVLYHNFSVTFIIPCMDSTPQPAQHEILNALPKSINSIFLPPPPLHDVPNTTRVETQLCIAMNRSMPSFRDALKALASTTQLVSLLVDLFGTDALDVAQELRITPYIICPISSMALSFCLYLPTLDTTFSGDYEYMPEPLKLPGCVPIQGSDLPDGISQRSDEAYLWILRHTKRYKEAKGILVNSFTGLEPEAIHALKEGRLGGPSVYPVGPVVRTDSVREGDTHECLRWLAQQPRGSVLFVCFGSGGTLSSDQMNELALGLELSGQRFLWVVRCPHGKDSSTAMFSSDPSDYLPKGFVARTKAVGLVVPSWAPQIQVLSHMSTGGFLSHCGWNSSLESIVHGVRMIAWPLYAEQKMNAVLLVDGLKVALRPTAGENGLVGREEIARIVKDLMEGEEGERMKKRMQELKDASARALAEDGSSFMALSEVAREWKNL